The following is a genomic window from Nisaea sediminum.
CCGGATTCCCGCAAAAACAGGCCCCTTCGCACTTGCGCTCCGGCCCTGTCTCCTTTATATCGTCGCGCTCTTGATCAGGATTTATACCCGCGCCCATGAACGCTCGGGGGCAGGAGTACGAGAAATGAAGGCTGATATCCATCCCGATTATCACGAAATCACTGTCGTGATGACCGACGGCACCGAATACAAGACCCAGTCGACCTGGGGCAAAGAGGGTGACGTGCTGCGGCTCGAAATCGATCCGAAGACCCATCCGGCCTGGACCGGTCAGCACCGGATCGTCGACAGTGGCGGCCAGGTGGCGCGCTTCAACAAGCGCTTCGCCAACCTCGGCATCTAATACCGGGTTTCCCGCGGGCTCCGGCCCGGTGGAGACGAGAACGGGCGTCCTTCGGGGCGCCCGTTTTTGTTTGCGCATTTCCCTCTTGAATCCGTTTTCCCGCCTCCCAATTTTTCAGTCAGGCGCCGTTGCCATCCTTCGGGGCGGGGCCTTTGAACACGCCACCCGGCCGCAAAAGGCGGGTGACAGAATGACGACCATGTTGCTTTGAAAGGATATGGACACGATGCGTACGATCGATTTTTCCCCGATGTTCCGTAATTCCGTCGGTTTCGACCGGATGGCCCAGCTTGCCGACGCGGCGCTGCGCAGTCCGGCGGCCAGCAATGCGCCCGCCTACCCGCCCTACAATATCGAGAAGGTCAGCGAGGACGATTACCGCATCACCATGGCGGTTGCCGGTTTCGCCGAGAAGGATATCGAGGTCACGGTGAACCAGAACTCGCTGATCGTCACCGGCAAGGTGGAGAAGAGCGAGGAGAGCGAAGGCCGCCAGTTCCTGCATCGCGGCATCGCCGAGCGCGCCTTCGAGCGCCGCTTCGAGCTCGCCGACTTCATCAAGGTGACCGGCGCGGATCTGGAGAACGGCCTGCTCCATATCTCCCTCGTCCGCGAGATCCCGGAAGAGGCGAAGCCGCGCAAGATCGAAGTCCGATCCGGCGTTCCCGCGATCGAGGGCAAGAAGGCCGCGTAACGCCTGAGCAGCTCTAAACTCCAAACGACTGACGCCCGGGCCGCACGGCCCGGGCGTTTTGCTTCATGCCTATCGGTTAGAACAAAAAAGGTCGTCATTCCCGCGTACGCGGGGACCTAGGGATCGTAGAGCTCAGCCGGTCTTCCCTGGGTCCCCACTTGCGTGAGGATGACGACTGTTTTCAGGTTTAGGAAGTGGCGATCTATCCTGCGGAAGCGATCGCCAGCGCATCCTCGCAGCGGGAGATCCAGGCGGTGAGGTTCGGACGGGTGGCGAGATCGAACCCGCCTTC
Proteins encoded in this region:
- the rpmE gene encoding 50S ribosomal protein L31, coding for MKADIHPDYHEITVVMTDGTEYKTQSTWGKEGDVLRLEIDPKTHPAWTGQHRIVDSGGQVARFNKRFANLGI
- a CDS encoding Hsp20 family protein encodes the protein MRTIDFSPMFRNSVGFDRMAQLADAALRSPAASNAPAYPPYNIEKVSEDDYRITMAVAGFAEKDIEVTVNQNSLIVTGKVEKSEESEGRQFLHRGIAERAFERRFELADFIKVTGADLENGLLHISLVREIPEEAKPRKIEVRSGVPAIEGKKAA